In bacterium, the genomic stretch CGCTTAAAACTCTCCGGGCGTTGCGCTTCTCGTTGTTGGCGGGCTTGTCTGAGCTCGGGCTTTGGCCAAGCCCTCAAACAGGCCAGACAAGCTTTTAACCGCCATCAACTGCGATGCTCACTGATCGTTTTAACGCGACAACTATGGTTGGCACCGTTTGAATTTAGTGGATCTCAGGCGCTGATAGGATGAACATTAAAATGTATATTGGGCGCCTTCCCTAGCCAGCCGGATCCGGGAATCTTTTAGGTCGGCGATCTCCTGCCGGATCTCCTTTGCGAACAGGGCCTTGATGTGGAACACGTAGAACGGCACCTTCAGTCCGGACTTGGCAACTTCCTGGGATAATGTATTGGGCGTCAGGTGGCCGGAGACATCTGCCAGGTTCTGGAGGCGGTTGGGAAAGGAGGTTTCTATCAGCACCGCCTTCAGGTCTTTCACCTTTTTGGCTTCCTGCCAGAGACGTTCGGTGGGCCGGGTGTCGGCGGTGTAGAGCAGGCTGGATTTCCCATCCGATATTATGAAGCCTGCGGTGGGCACAGAGTGGCTGACCTTGACGGCCTTAACCGTATATTTGCCGATACTGACGGCCCGGTTTTCCCGTAACGGACAAAGCCGGTATACCGCCCGCTTCCGGTCCGGGATGGCGGTGAAATCCGGCCAGACCTGGTTGTTGAAAAGATGCTGGTGCAGGCCCTGCAATACTTCGGGGAGGCTGGCGATGCTGACGGGTTTTTGCGAGCAGCCGGCCAGGTTGTCGGCCATCAGCAGCAGCCCCAGGCTGTGGTCGATGTGAAGGTGGGACAGAAAAACCGTTTCGATCTTTTTCTGTTCTTCAAAGTTCAGCCTGGATGCGGCGGCCCCGGTGTCTATCAAAATAGTTTGGTCCAGCAAAAAACTGGTCAGCCCAAAGCCGGGCAGTTTGGATCCGGAAGCGCCCAATACCCGAAGTTTCATGTCATGCCCTTATCTTAAGTTGGATTTTCTGGGAAGGTTGCCGTAAAGACAGGCGGGGAGCAGGCTATACCAAGGTCACGGGGAAGTGAATGTTTAGGGGGCCAGGCCCAGTCCGGCCACCAACCCAAGGGGCCGGAGGTCTCCTCCCAGCTGCAGGTAAAAATAGCGCCCCAGCTTACAGTAAACGCCGCCGGTGACATTAAGATTTACGGTGGAGTTGGCGTCGTCGTTTATCCAAAAGTAACCGTTATCTCCCATATTTCCATAGATTTCATAGTATTGCCGGTAAACACGACGAAATGAGACGCCCAAGCCTAGGTAGGAACAAAACCTGTCATTCAGGGGGCGGGTGATCCCGGTGTTCAAGGAGATCCAGGAATCCCGAGCGCCAATAAAAGTATCCGAGAGACTGCGTATCGTTTGCTCCTCATCGTAAACCGACAGGTCGTCGAACAAGTAGGGTGCGATCTCCAATGAAGTGTAGTTCATTTTGAATTCCACAAATATGCCCCAGGTTCTTGGCCGGGTAAAGCCCATGTTAAAACCCAAGTATTGGTTGGGAATGTTGGCGGAGTAACCCAGGATCAGCCGGGTACCGGAATTGAACCCGGGGCCTTCGTCATCGTTGTAATTGTATTTTTCCACTTGGGCGCAGGCCGGGCTGTGAACAATTATCAAGGCCAGCAGACCTAAGATGAACGATGATCTTCTCAGCATTATTGCCATTATCAATTAACCTTATTATGGAATTATAGTATTTGTTTCAAGTTAAACCATCCGGCCCCGGCCGGTGTCAGAAATATCCACCAGTTCCCGGGGATAGGGCTCAAAGTAGGTCTGGAGCCCCAGGTACTTATCCTGAAAACGGGCCACCCAAGCCCCGATCAAGGTG encodes the following:
- a CDS encoding 3',5'-cyclic-nucleotide phosphodiesterase; the encoded protein is MKLRVLGASGSKLPGFGLTSFLLDQTILIDTGAAASRLNFEEQKKIETVFLSHLHIDHSLGLLLMADNLAGCSQKPVSIASLPEVLQGLHQHLFNNQVWPDFTAIPDRKRAVYRLCPLRENRAVSIGKYTVKAVKVSHSVPTAGFIISDGKSSLLYTADTRPTERLWQEAKKVKDLKAVLIETSFPNRLQNLADVSGHLTPNTLSQEVAKSGLKVPFYVFHIKALFAKEIRQEIADLKDSRIRLAREGAQYTF